A single window of Neisseria chenwenguii DNA harbors:
- a CDS encoding DUF1653 domain-containing protein, protein MNTPIRPGIYRHYKGSLYEVCGTARHSETEEEMVVYRALYGNYGLWVRPTAMFAETVETGGQTQARFALVKAF, encoded by the coding sequence ATGAACACACCCATTCGCCCCGGCATCTACCGCCATTACAAAGGCAGCCTCTACGAAGTCTGCGGTACCGCCCGCCACAGCGAAACCGAAGAAGAAATGGTCGTTTACCGCGCCCTTTACGGTAACTACGGCCTATGGGTACGCCCCACCGCCATGTTCGCCGAAACCGTCGAAACCGGCGGGCAAACCCAAGCCCGTTTCGCGCTCGTCAAAGCATTTTGA
- a CDS encoding cold-shock protein, whose product MATGTVKWFNDAKGFGFITPDEGGEDLFAHFSAINMEGFKTLKEGQRVSFDVTTGPKGKQAANIQAA is encoded by the coding sequence ATGGCAACCGGTACCGTAAAATGGTTTAACGACGCTAAAGGTTTTGGTTTTATCACTCCCGATGAAGGCGGCGAAGACTTGTTCGCACATTTCTCGGCCATCAACATGGAAGGTTTCAAAACCCTGAAAGAAGGCCAACGCGTTTCTTTCGACGTAACCACCGGCCCCAAAGGCAAACAAGCCGCTAATATCCAAGCAGCTTAA
- the clpS gene encoding ATP-dependent Clp protease adapter ClpS: MTTPDTRHDADTLLHDWQDVRPPKRYGVFLLNDDYTTMEFVVEILTEVFMLAEEQAVAVMLLVHHEGKGLCGTYTRDIAETKQRQVMQRAKAEGHPLQCIVEEV, from the coding sequence ATGACCACACCCGATACACGGCACGATGCCGACACGCTTCTTCACGACTGGCAGGATGTCCGCCCGCCTAAGCGTTACGGCGTGTTTCTGCTCAACGACGACTACACGACGATGGAGTTTGTGGTCGAAATTCTGACCGAAGTATTTATGCTGGCCGAGGAACAGGCGGTGGCGGTAATGCTGTTGGTACACCACGAAGGCAAGGGTTTGTGCGGCACTTACACGCGCGATATTGCCGAAACGAAACAGCGGCAGGTCATGCAGCGGGCGAAGGCGGAAGGCCATCCGCTGCAATGTATTGTCGAGGAGGTTTAA